From a region of the Dictyostelium discoideum AX4 chromosome 2 chromosome, whole genome shotgun sequence genome:
- the myoI gene encoding class VII unconventional myosin yields the protein MEDDDTLNGEYFQPVEDMITLPILTEESLLLNLKMRYKKKEIYTYTGSILVAVNPYEILPIYTADIVKSYFAKSRNLMLPHIFAVSDAAFTNMIEEGKNQSIIISGESGAGKTESTKLIIQYLAARTNRHSQVEQMIVESSPILEAFGNAKTIRNNNSSRFGKFIEIQFNREGHISGARIINYLLEKSRISHQASSERNYHIFYQLLAGASDELKEKLKLGEPEDYHYLSQSGCIRIENINDVEDFEHVKYAMNVLGLPEDKQFTIFSIVSAVLHIGNLKFEKSEKTQGAEGSEVSNKDTLKIIAQLLSVDPVKLETCLTIRHVLIRGQNFVIPLKVNEAEDTRDSLAKALYGNVFNWLVVFINSKIHKPQKNSTFIGVLDIFGFENFKKNSFEQFCINFANEKLQQHFNQHIFKLEQEEYEKEKINWSKIVYNDNQECLDLIEKRPLGILSLLDEESRFPQATDLTYLDKLHTNHEKHPYYEKPRRSKNTFVVKHYAGEVHYDTQGFLDKNKDTVSDDLSSLLQGSKSKFIIELFTPPREEGDDSDKGREKKKTTAGQTFKTQLQSLINILSSTQPHYVRCIKPNTTKEPAVYDRELIQAQLRYAGMMETIRIRKLGYPIRHTHKEFRDRYLILDYRARSTDHKQTCAGLINLLSGTGGLERDEWQLGNTKVFIRDHQYLKLEELRKLKLLKKVTLIQSVWRMYRCKKRYQQIRASAKILGAAMLSHSSRRDFQEQRQAVQRIKGFFKMLTYQKQFKIIQINLRIVQNNIRSFIARRHSRNAVLLKRDRNARMLEIQREKDEEERNRQEKEERDRQEKEDKEKETADRRQLQEEQKRREEELRAKREEEELKKLEEKKSQLKELNQIDELSSLERMLKEQQDKNINELDDFVNSLEAFSFEGGVDDSQPYSFNHKMYEMSPEALDKISITDLLQGLKQTVRSVTKFEVDESKFELPPGIENVLKRAPGIKRQASSFLPGQPIPDVYSSPQYPVDEADDDDSNNNYINSNNGDLPLPTSQSSDFSLPPPPSSSSMDFGLPPPPPSSSSGGTYSLPPMPVFDFGMIDPILGAPPPPPSTSDSTSPSATATGNNTPNSSSASASQSTNQVNPQPTVSVVELPQILNDEEISLYSFYDYANKNFNIEKLKQKDDIFSYQKSHIKSSLLVHSDAEQTKVAVEIFSKVLHYMNSNPLVSKKDPADFYSPVKFILTKGLAIESLRDEIYCQLIKQSTSNPIQDLNIRVWELIHFTCSTFPPTRKLIKYFAAYLKTTIQQSDVSKSVKDSAQASYFILQRFTLNGARKQVPSVTELESIKENRPIFVRITATDGSLKGLHIDSATTCQESSNDLSQRSRMRVNSKENGFTIIESFNGIERDIAPTDKLCDVLSKVENLQATLSSKIQVNFKFVFKKKLFFDNITNNVPTTSINVENEFYYHQLFNDLFNSNYCKDQDYQISIGSLKLQFESSDYTDEIRAWLPGNGRGKYFTTDIEKNRFDDFINKYKSHKGLSPEDAKKQMVQLLEKHPLANCSLVVCEHQSESLPYPKNFVLALNVNGINIYDPATSKMLESVKYSNQSQQNLKSDDKSVSIILENKSTLQAFTGDVQKLVSLIKEYSLYLRNNAKYARALKDYNVSDTSLLPFKRNDIITITFKDQENKWFMGQLNGKEGSFPVDHVEILLSDVPPPQPVHPVATLSPPMSPTIPNITNTPPPPPSISDSMSPPPQVGMLPPPPPPSVMGSTKPIEIPSLGIPPPPPSSSNSSVPNSPIGSPMMGIPPPPPTISVHSLSNSGNSTPPPPLPSLSTPPTLSTPPPISSPPNFRSSLRVSMLNTSNDGGDNSSDDPSKRLTVSPAIGTDSQLAQWASTRFRSFKRASTLNQQQATLKRKAPVDPNTAFYFNKDPIKESLIEMEAKLSKKAIKNFSEIMMWMGDYPIPKGQTASLVIQSIISRGIENHELRDEIYCQAYRQTNKNPKVESAKKGFELIYFLSITFSPSDSLLQPFMEQLMSRNIAIQSSSPQLASLIAVCIEKLESHPIPSYQQRKMGPSATEIQSFRSNLENGDISTCKIRFIDQSTKLAKINTYTTIREITDTVCRQYGISQQSIKMFGISAVNETAGISKVVSETDMIYDVLARWEQSEEKGEFYFQVRRRFFLDDVNKILDQEHLWTDDDICFELTYCQIRDEWMKGLYTNVNEKDSSIIAAILIQLLYPNQSKLVLTKEVVRQVLPDQILNSQNIKVWISMIESQIFELVSQTPEYLKLMFINLIGSKSPLFGCTLFNIQQKENPPKAWLAINKKGVSIFDPHTKESKNFWTFQSISNVAFTDDTFCIMTGNLMKPIKQTFTTDEHSSIASVYQFYSSQ from the exons atggaagACGATGATACCTTAAATGGTGAATACTTTCAACCAGTAGAGGATATGATTACTCTACCAATTTTAACAGAAGAATCTTTATTACTCAATTTAAAGATGAGATATAAAAAGAAGGAGATTTACACTTACACTGGTTCAATTTTGGTAGCAGTCAATCCGTACGAAATTCTACCAATTTATACAGCAGACATTGTGAAAAGCTATTTCGCCAAATCACGTAATCTCATGTTACCTCATATTTTCGCTGTTTCCGATGCAGCATTTACAAATATGATCGAAGAGGGtaaaaatcaatcaattattatttctggTGAATCTGGTGCTGGTAAAACTGAATCAACAAAACTTATCATTCAATATCTCGCCGCAAGAACAAATCGTCATTCCCAAGTCGAACAAATGATTGTTGAATCTTCTCCAATCTTGGAAGCTTTTGGTAATGcaaaaacaattagaaataataacTCTTCTAGATTTGgtaaatttattgaaattcaatttaatagAGAAGGTCATATTTCTGGTGCTAGAATTATAAATT acttatTAGAAAAATCTAGAATTTCACATCAAGCTAGTTCAGAAAGAAATTATcatattttttatcaattattagcAGGTGCATCAGATGaattaaaagagaaattaaaattgggtGAACCAGAAGATTATCACTATTTAAGTCAAAGTGGTTGTATtagaattgaaaatattaatgatgtTGAAGATTTTGAACATGTCAAATATGCAATGAATGTTTTAGGTCTCCCAGAAGATAAACAATTTACAatcttttcaattgtttcagCAGTTTTACatattggtaatttaaaatttgaaaaatctgAAAAAACTCAAGGTGCTGAAGGTTCTGAAGTTTCAAATAAAGATA cattaaaaattattgcaCAATTATTAAGTGTTGATCCAGTTAAATTGGAAACTTGTTTAACAATTCGTCATGTTTTAATTCGTGGTCAAAATTTCGTAATTCCATTAAAAGTTAATGAAGCAGAAGATACTAGAGATTCTTTAGCAAAAGCATTATATGGTAATGTTTTCAATTGGCTCGTAGTTTTCATCAATTCTAAAATTCATAAACCACaaaaaaattcaacattTATTGGTGTATTGgatatttttggttttgaaaattttaaaaagaatagtTTTGAACAATTttg tattaattttgcaaatgaaaaattacaacaacattTTAATCaacatatttttaaattagaacaagaagaatatgaaaaagaaaaaattaattggagTAAGATCGTATATAATGATAATCAAGAATGtttagatttaattgaaaagagACCATTAGGTATTTTAAGTTTATTGGATGAGGAGAGTAGATTCCCACAAGCAACAGATTTAACCTATTTGGATAAATTACATACCAATCACGAGAAACATCCATACTATGAAAAACCAAGACGTTCAAAGAATACATTTGTTGTGAAACATTATGCTGGTGAAGTACATTATGATACTCAAGGTTTCTTGGATAAGAATAAGGATACCGTTAGTGATGATCTTTCAAGCTTACTTCAAGGAAGTAAGAGTAAATTCATcattgaattatttacaCCACCAAGAGAAGAGGGTGATGACAGTGATAAGGGCAGAGAGAAGAAAAAGACAACAGCAGGTCAAACATTCAAGACACAATTACAATCGttgattaatattttatcatcAACTCAACCACATTACGTTCGTTGTATTAAACCAAACACAACCAAAGAACCAGCAGTATACGATCGTGAATTGATTCAAGCTCAATTAAGATATGCAGGTATGATGGAAACCATTAGAATTAGAAAATTGGGTTACCCAATCCGTCATACACACAAAGAGTTTAGAGATCGTTATTTGATTTTAGATTATCGTGCTCGTTCCACCGATCATAAACAAACTTGTGCAGGTTTAATCAATTTACTCTCTGGTACAGGTGGTCTCGAAAGGGATGAATGGCAATTGGGTAATACTAAAGTTTTTATTAGAGATCATCAATATTTGAAACTTGAGGAACttagaaaattaaaactcCTCAAAAAAGTTACACTCATTCAATCAGTTTGGAGAATGTATCGTTGTAAGAAACGTTATCAACAAATACGTGCCTCTGCAAAGATCTTGGGTGCCGCCATGTTATCCCATTCTTCAAGAAGAGACTTCCAAGAACAACGTCAAGCCGTTCAAAGAATTAAAGGTTTCTTTAAGATGCTTACCtatcaaaaacaatttaaaatcattcaaaTCAACCTTAGAATcgttcaaaataatattcgTTCATTCATTGCTCGTCGTCATTCAAGAAATGCAGTTTTACTAAAAAGAGATAGAAATGCAAGAATGTTGGAAATTCAAAGAGAAAAAGATGAGGAAGAACGTAATCgtcaagaaaaagaagaacgTGATCgtcaagaaaaagaagataaaGAGAAAGAAACCGCTGATAGAAGACAACTCCAAGAAGAACAAAAACGTCGTGAAGAAGAGTTGCGTGCTAAAcgtgaagaagaagaattgaagaaattggaagaaaagaaatcacAATTAAAAGAGTTGAATCAAATCGATGAATTATCATCACTCGAAAGAATGCTCaaagaacaacaagataaaaatattaacgAACTCGATGATTTTGTTAATTCTTTAGAGGCTTTCTCATTCGAAGGTGGTGTAGACGATTCTCAACCATACTCTTTCAATCATAAAATGTATGAAATGTCCCCAGAAGCACTcgataaaatttcaatcacTGATTTACTTCAAGGTTTAAAACAAACCGTTAGATCCGTTACTAAATTTGAAGTTGATGAatctaaatttgaattaccaCCAGGTATTGAAAATGTACTTAAAAGAGCACCAGGTATTAAAAGACAAGCTTCTTCTTTCTTACCAGGTCAACCAATCCCAGATGTTTATTCTTCACCACAATATCCAGTTGATGAagctgatgatgatgatagtaataataattacataaatagtaataatggtgatttaCCACTTCCAACATCACAATCCTCCGATTTctcattaccaccaccaccatcatcatcttcaatgGACTTTggtttaccaccaccaccaccatcatcatcatcaggtGGTACATATTCATTACCACCAATGCCAGTATTTGATTTCGGTATGATTGATCCAATTTTAGgtgcaccaccaccaccaccatcaacatcagattcaacatcaccatcagcaacagcaacaggtaataatacaccaaattcatcatcGGCATCAGCAAGTCAATCAACTAATCAAGTAAATCCACAACCAACTGTTTCAGTTGTTGAATTAccacaaattttaaatgatgaagaGATTTCATTATATTCATTCTATGATTATGCAAATAAGAATTtcaatattgaaaaattaaaacaaaaagatgATATTTTCAGTTATCAAAAATCTCATAtcaaatcatcattattggTACACAGTGATGCAGAACAAACTAAAGTTGCAGTTGAAATCTTTAGTAAGGTTCTTCATTATATGAATAGCAATCCATTGGTTTCAAAGAAAGATCCAGCCGATTTCTATTCACCAGTTAAATTCATCTTAACCAAAGGTTTAGCCATTGAGAGTTTAAGAGATGAAATCTATTGTCAATTGATTAAACAATCCACTAGTAATCCAAttcaagatttaaatattcgTGTTTGGgaattaattcatttcaCTTGTTCAACATTCCCACCAACtagaaaattaattaaatattttgcaGCTTATCTTAAAACTACCATTCAACAAAGTGATGTTTCAAAATCTGTAAAGGATTCAGCACAAGCCTCCTATTTCATTCTTCAAAGATTCACATTAAATGGTGCACGTAAACAAGTACCATCTGTAACTGAattagaatcaattaaagagaaTCGTCCAATTTTCGTTCGTATTACCGCCACCGATGGTTCATTGAAGGGTTTACATATTGATAGTGCCACTACTTGTCAAGAGtcttcaaatgatttatcaCAACGTTCGAGAATGCGTGTAAATTCAAAAGAGAATGGTTTCACTATCATTGAATCATTCAATGGCATTGAAAGAGATATCGCACCAACCGATAAGTTATGTGATGTATTGAGTAAGGTTGAGAATTTACAAGCAACCCTCTCAAGTAAGATTCAagttaatttcaaatttgttttcaaaaagaaattattctTTGATAATATCACCAATAATGTACCAACCACTTCAATCAatgttgaaaatgaattttattatcatcaattgtttaatgatttattcaATTCCAATTATTGTAAGGATCAAGATTatcaaatttcaattggttctTTGAAATTACAATTTGAGTCTTCTGATTACACCGATGAGATAAGAGCTTGGCTACCAGGTAATGGTCGTGGTAAATATTTCACTACTGATATCGAAAAGAATAGATTCGATGATTTCatcaataaatataaatcacACAAAGGTTTATCACCAGAGGATGCAAAGAAACAAATGGTTCAATTGTTAGAGAAACATCCATTGGCAAATTGTTCATTGGTTGTATGTGAACATCAATCTGAATCACTCCCATACCCAAAGAATTTCGTTTTAGCATTGAATGTCAATGGTATTAATATCTATGATCCTGCCACTAGTAAAATGTTAGAGTCTGTCAAATACTCAAATCAATctcaacaaaatttaaagagtGATGATAAATCAGTTTCGATCATTTTAGAGAATAAGAGTACTTTACAAGCATTCACTGGTGATGTTCAAAAATtggtttcattaattaaagagTATTCATTATATTTAAGAAACAATGCTAAATATGCCAGAGCCTTAAAGGATTACAATGTTTCAGATACTTCATTGCTACCATTCAAGAGAAATGATATCATAACTATCACATTTAAAGATCAAGAGAATAAATGGTTCATGGGTCAACTCAATGGTAAAGAAGGTTCATTCCCAGTTGATCatgttgaaattttattatctgatgtaccaccaccacaaccagtTCATCCAGTTGCTACTTTATCACCCCCAATGTCACCAACTATTCCAAACATTACAAAtactccaccaccaccaccatcaattaGTGATTCAAtgtcaccaccaccacaagtTGGTAtgttaccaccaccacctccaccatCAGTTATGGGTTCGACcaaaccaattgaaattcCATCATTAGGTattccaccaccaccaccatcatcatcaaattcatcagTACCAAATTCACCAATTGGTTCACCAATGATGGGTattccaccaccaccaccaactatTTCAGTTCATTCATTGTCAAACAGTGGTAATAGTACTcctccaccaccactaccatcaCTTTCAACTCCACCAACACTTTCAACTCCACCACCAatttcatcaccaccaaaCTTTAGATCATCATTAAGAGTATCAATGCTTAATACATcaaatgatggtggtgataataGTTCTGATGATCCATCAAAGAGATTAACAGTTTCGCCAGCCATTGGTACCGATAGTCAATTGGCACAATGGGCATCAACTCGTTTCCGTTCATTCAAGAGAGCATCAACATTGAATCAACAACAAGCAACCTTAAAGAGAAAAGCACCAGTCGATCCAAATACAGCATTCTACTTTAACAAGGATCCAATTAAAGAGTCATTGATTGAAATGGAAGcaaaattatcaaagaaAGCCATTAAAAACTTTTCAGAGATTATGATGTGGATGGGTGATTATCCAATTCCAAAGGGTCAAACAGCATCATTGgtaattcaatcaattatttcacGTGGTATTGAAAATCATGAATTACGTGATGAAATCTATTGTCAAGCCTATCGTCAAACCAATAAGAATCCAAAGGTTGAATCAGCCAAGAAAGGTTTCGAATTAATCTATTTCCTTAGTATCACATTCTCACCATCAGACTCATTGTTACAACCATTCATGGAACAATTAATGTCAAGAAATATTGCAATTCAATCAAGTTCACCACAATTGGCTTCATTGATTGCAGTTTGTATTGAGAAATTAGAATCTCATCCAATTCCATCCTATCAACAACGTAAGATGGGTCCATCAGCCACTGAAATTCAATCATTCCGTTCAAATCTTGAGAATGGTGATATTAGCACATGTAAAATTCGTTTCATTGATCAATCTACTAAACTCGCTAAAATCAACACCTATACAACCATCAGAGAGATCACCGATACCGTTTGTCGTCAATATGGTATCTCACAACAATCGATTAAAATGTTTGGCATTAGTGCAGTCAATGAAACCGCAGGTATTAGTAAAGTGGTATCCGAGACCGATATGATTTACGATGTTTTGGCTCGTTGGGAACAAAGTGAAGAAAAGGGTGAATTCTATTTCCAAGTTCGTCGTAGATTCTTCTTGGATgatgtaaataaaattttggaTCAAGAGCATCTTTGGactgatgatgatatttGTTTCGAGTTAACCTATTGTCAAATTCGTGATGAATGGATGAAAGGTTTATACACAAATGTCAATGAGAAAGATTCATCGATTATTGCCGCAATCTTAATTCAATTGTTATATCCAAATCAATCCAAATTGGTTTTAACCAAAGAGGTTGTTCGTCAAGTTTTACCTGATCAAATTTTGAACTCTCAAAATATAAAGGTTTGGATCTCAATGATTGAATCTCAAATCTTTGAATTGGTCTCTCAAACCCCAGAATACTTGAAATTGATGTTTATCaatttaattggttcaaAATCACCATTATTCGGTTGTACATTATTTAACattcaacaaaaagaaaatccaCCAAAAGCTTGGTTGGCCATCAACAAAAAAGGTGTTTCCATTTTCGATCCACACACTAAAGAATCTAAAAACTTTTGGACTTTCCAATCAATCTCAAATGTCGCTTTCACTGATGACACTTTTTGTATTATGACTGGTAATTTAATGAAACCAATTAAACAAACCTTTACAACTGATGAACATTCTTCAATTGCTTcagtttatcaattttattcttctcaataa
- a CDS encoding hypothetical protein (Similar to Dictyostelium discoideum (Slime mold). hypothetical 127.0 kDa protein), with product MQPDIFGLLSYQFQVGGLISNYPSGGITGYNSFNSLMTNYVYISFSSGPKGDTPKSPSTHFVFSDFTVSLGEYYNNTNVDSVTNIKRFPNVQDVQLMGKSFVPLFTFESDTPYLIPSFSLMVISSFLNFYFRPISKKNNITTFIGAYGYMDSGLLTNYTFYAQHQSISTIRDTFSFNIKEFEKNLIPINTNNITQINSWLIIDFSSTSPYDFTPFYITHLSTKYYKFPFGFKKGGLGGYQYSATFLLPDVISNPENISFSTNSFFKSSDSDGFTSFVKSPNQAPYSAPVYVDHKFYHIYDSFYLLLFNIKHESPIYKISNNYRDYFITTLSSGTDMDGWFEMIVDTRRKVTHILTNQFRYFVPSIDRYYSSINLKPFKIPPILDNIDFFNEIRDVSILYKTMNVTNSKAGNILYFNYTNLDIETPINLLVNLPEYFANQIQSTVILPEVYLDNSVPAIWNSTINMFQVEFFLPKNSLPGKIPFALFFKNDLFILGQSLGPNAEFNVISENCDLYGPIFENIIKISNTISGDFLLVGWNLTISDPINGFAGGYIVIKGTDGSIYNKTIIPTENIYSDTYFVSVNISSPCAKHNLIITDVALFDTENNNSTFSIFNEYEGFYRSLFNPFINFIGDNSINKISVNCITEAIDDTPPKIISVYVDPKEIDISSNLRDVVIGFNAVDSESGLKKDALPMVYLSSVDLDKIECPIINVTVIDKFNSLYRCTVNVPLGFGYPYGLLISIYGLVNNGGTFGGYSTADLKENGFPHSINTTFALGYPIIEGVGRISTLGGEIWITGKGLLGVDYAILESNKLLVSKTIGNSAILLTGIPSLTPNTKYSIFVVKGAYISNRIDFIPYEKVIGSPSPTETPSTTPSTTPSTTPSTTPTIKCSGTPECGGSLKGYCNSGNCVCFSPWIGVDCTSKIILVEPPRVNTSDPSSEIETPISNSSNIKEAAVYKSFVALIALRELDFNDVVINQYYFSKWLFSEISPLSSKYITNITNNDGKSISQVTAITEWFTKETNISFGGSDLTMNPSSLKYTISIDSYPFRDKLCRLELLMSASFTSSKTDDICSSQEFTTTAAAANSKDDNEISGGNNYLKIQIGDHSMFARFLKRGIIDDKTITVDNRQIINDDKTTSTIENSGYHSSALIGILIPYFRNYSTIDPDFSVIIDNQSSSPSSPNSICSQTSNSGLSKSSLAGIIIGGVAFFLVIVICIIYFLYKTNPVPFKLIKQRIFLGCFISKNFKSKY from the exons ATGCAACCAGATatttttggattattatcataTCAGTTTCAAGTTGGTGGATTAATATCAAATTATCCATCAGGTGGAATTACGGGTTATAactcttttaattctttaatgacTAATTATGTATATATAAGTTTTTCTTCTGGGCCAAAAGGAGATACTCCAAAATCACCATCAACACATTTTGTGTTTAGTGATTTTACTGTTTCTTTGGgtgaatattataataatacaa atGTGGATTCTGTAACCAATATTAAGAGATTCCCAAACGTTCAAGATGTTCAATTAATGGGCAAATCTTTTGTACCACTGTTCACATTCGAGTCTGACACACCATATTTAATTCCAAGTTTTTCATTAATGGTTATTTCTTCCtttcttaatttttattttagaccaatttcaaaaaaaaacaatataacaACATTTATTGGTGCCTATGGTTATATGGATAGTGGATTATTAACTAATTATACTTTTTATGCACAACatcaatcaatttcaacaataaGAGATACatttagttttaatattaaag aatttgaaaagaatttaatacctataaatacaaataatattactcAAATCAATAGTTGGTTGATTATAGATTTTAGTTCTACTAGTCCATATGATTTCACACCATTCTATATCACTCATTTATCaacaaaatattataaatttccATTTGGTTTCAAAAAAGGTGGGTTAGGAGGTTATCAATATTCTGCaacatttttattaccaGACGTCATCTCAAATCCagaaaatatttcattttcaacaaacagtttttttaaaagttctGATAGCGATGGTTTTACATCATTTGTTAAATCTCCAAATCAAG CTCCTTATAGTGCGCCTGTATATGTTGATCACAAATTTTATCATATATAtgattcattttatttattactatttaatatCAAACATGAAAGtccaatttataaaatatcaaataattatagaGATTATTTCATAACTACGCTATCTTCTGGAACCGACATGGATGGTTGGTTTGAAATGATAGTCGATACAAGAAGAAAGGTTACACATATTCTTACAAATCAATTCAGATATTTTGTTCCCTCTATTGATCGTTATTattcttcaattaatttaaaacctTTTAAAATACCTCCAATATTAGATA atatagatttttttaatgaaattagagatgtatcaatattatataaaactATGAATGTTACAAATTCTAAAGCTggaaatatattatattttaattatacaaatttagatattgaaacaccaattaatttattagtaAATCTTCCAGAATATTTTGCAAACCAAATTCAATCCACTGTAATTTTACCAGAGGTATATTTAGATAATTCAGTACCAGCAATTTGGAATAGTACAATAAATATGTTTCaagttgaattttttttaccaaaaaatTCTCTACCTGGTAAAATTCCATTTGctttattctttaaaaatgatttatttatattaggTCAATCATTAGGTCCAAATGCTGAATTTAATGTAATTTCTGAAA aTTGTGATTTATATGGcccaatttttgaaaatattataaaaatatcaaatacaATTAGTGGTGATTTTCTTTTAGTTGGTTGGAATTTAACTATCAGTGATCCAATTAATGGATTTGCAGGTGGTTATATAGTTATAAAAGGTACAGATGGttcaatatataataaaactatCATACCAACAGAAAACATTTATAGTGATACATATTTTGTTTCAGTAAATATAAGTTCACCATGTGCAAAacataatttaataattactgATGTAGCACTATTTGAtactgaaaataataattcaacattttcaatatttaatgaatatGAAGGATTTTATAGGTCACTCTTTAAtccatttataaattttattggtgataattcaattaataagaTTTCAGTTAACTGTATTACAGAAGCTATCGATGATACTCCACCTAAAATAATTAGTGTATATGTGGATccaaaagaaattgatattTCCAGTAATTTAAGAGATGTAGTAATAGGTTTTAATGCTGTTGATTCAGAAAGTGGTTTAAAGAAGGACGCATTACCAATGGTTTATTTATCAAGTGTAGATCTCGATAAAATTGAATGTccaattattaatgttaCTGTTATAGATAAATTCAATTCCCTATATCGATGCACAGTAAATGTACCACTTGGTTTTGGTTACCCATATGGacttttaatatcaatatatGGATTGgttaataatggtggtacTTTTGGTGGTTACAGTACAGCTGATTTGAAAGAAAATGGTTTTCCTCACTCCATCAATACCACATTTGCATTGGGTTATCCAATTATTGAGGGAGTTGGTAGAATTTCGACACTAGGTGGTGAAATTTGGATTACAGGTAAAGGTTTATTGGGTGTAGATTATGCTATTTTAGAATCTAATAAACTTTTGGTCTCTAAAACTATTGGAAACTCAGCCATTTTATTAACAGGTATACCATCATTGACTCCAAATACAAAATATTCTATTTTCGTTGTCAAAGGAGCATATATTTCGAATCGAATTGATTTCATACCATATGAAAAGGTTATTGGTTCTCCCTCTCCGACAGAAACTCCTTCAACAACTCCTTCAACAACTCCTTCAACAACTCcttcaacaacaccaactatTAAATGTTCTGGTACACCAGAATGTGGTGGTTCATTAAAAGGTTATTGTAATTCTGGAAATTGTGTTTGTTTTTCACCATGGATTGGTGTTGATTGTAcatcaaaaataattttagttGAACCACCACGAGTTAATACAAGTGACCCATCAAGTGAAATTGAAACACCCATTTCAAATAGTTCGAATATTAAAGAAGCAGCAGTTTATAAATCATTTGTAGCATTAATAGCACTAAGAGAACttgattttaatgatgtagtaattaatcaatattattttagtaAATGGTTATTCAGTGAAATTAGTCCACTATCTTCAAAATATATAACAAACATTACAAATAATGAtggtaaatcaatttcaCAAGTTACAGCTATAACTGAATGGTTCACTAAAGAAACAAACATATCATTTGGAGGTAGTGATTTAACAATGAATCCGTCATCATTAAAATATActatttcaattgattcttaTCCATTTAGAGATAAGCTTTGTagattagaattattaatgtCTGCTTCTTTTACATCTTCAAAAACTGATGATATTTGTTCATCGCAAGaatttacaacaacagcagcagcagcaaaCTCAAAGGATGACAATGAAAttagtggtggtaataacTATTTAAAGATTCAAATTGGTGATCACTCAATGTTTgcaagatttttaaaaagaggAATTATTGATGATAAAACTATCACTGTAGATAATAGACAAATcattaatgatgataaaactACTTCAACAATCGAAAACTCTGGATATCATTCAAGCGCATTAATTGGTATCCTTATACCatattttagaaattattcTACAATAGATCCAGATTTCTCTGTAATAATAGATAATCAATCATCTTCACCCtcatcaccaaattcaatttgttcACAAACTTCAAACTCTGGACTTAGTAAATCTTCTCTTGCTGGTATTATAATTGGTGGTGTTGCATTTTTCTTGGTAATTGTCATTTGTATTATATACTTCCTTTATAAGACTAACCCAGttccatttaaattaattaaacaaagaATTTTCCTTGGTTgttttatttccaaaaattttaaatcgaaatattaa